The following are encoded together in the Montipora capricornis isolate CH-2021 chromosome 5, ASM3666992v2, whole genome shotgun sequence genome:
- the LOC138049469 gene encoding leishmanolysin-like peptidase has protein sequence MAVNEYLISALLLDLVSFSSLSSYFIHEYDEMVRHVHLEPTHVIRRRSIDQPLRISLDFLNISRLEDSYRIKDVLQNAREYFSQTLKVRKTVPKIFLQRKCLDNNFFLKSSDGKGPGRVRFCRNGCNETRFLCGPIEIPAHDLDQCRLCDEDQRNCGNDTRPRFAAGRGHDDTDFVLYVTALANTNCNNTKTLAYAAACQQESGLDRPVVGFINICPDKVTARELRTSYNDVLATIKHEIFHALGFSPSMFAFFRNTRGDPLTPRLGNGLPRYVISQKLYEWSAETVKVVTRENWLTRSGTVSHPIHVMATPRVKEEAQKHFNCSSLEGAELENQGGEGTKLAHWEKRIFGNEGMTGIFTQYSVFSRLTLALMEDTGWYKVNYEMAEPLLWGKNLGCLFAKNSCGAWIKAQRDADQSIAPFCNITAESSDGRTGCSVDSRSVAKCNLVKYGASLPIEYQNFLSGYIPGADGNEGQYGGTVALADYCPFYQGFTWTKEGKGLRSSSCVSHHNNLEQDKNLALETYSNSSACFEQTMQWTRRKCGVRYTASNWGGGCYRYMCEHNSLKVLVFGYKFNCFHEGQHITVLVEANGWEYRGGLVCPSCEVVCHGSGITCAADVIPAPENSQPIPKISAVTCSQCSIHISHLSFQLVILLCVFKLVMMVTSS, from the exons ATGGCGGTCAACGAGTATCTGATATCTGCACTTCTGTTAGATTTGGTCTCATTTAGTTCTCTGTCGAGTTACTTCATCCACGAATACGACGAAATGGTACGTCATGTTCATTTGGAGCCAACTCACGTCATTAGGCGGCGCAGCATTGACCAGCCTTTGAGAATATCGCTGGATTTTCTAAATATCAGCAGATTGGAAGACTCATACAGAATAAAAGATGTTTTACAAAACGCTCGTGAATACTTTAGTCAAACGTTAAAGGTTCGTAAAACGGTCCCAAAGATTTTTCTTCAGAGGAAATGTCTCGAcaataatttctttttgaaaagcaGCGACGGAAAGGGCCCTGGAAGAGTTCGATTCTGTCGAAATGGATGTAATGAGACGAGATTTCTTTGCGGCCCCATCGAGATACCAGCACACGATTTGGATCAGTGTAGACTATGCGACGAGGATCAGAGAaattgtggaaacgacacaaggCCTAGATTTGCTGCGGGCAGAGGACATGATGATACGGACTTTGTTCTCTACGTTACTGCACTGGCCAATACAAACTGTAACAATACTAAGACTCTGGCGTATGCTGCGGCCTGTCAACAGGAGAGTGGCTTAGATCGCCCTGTTGTTGGGTTTATAAACATTTGCCCAGACAAGGTCACTGCAAGAGAACTCAGAACTAGCTACAACGATGTTCTTGCCACGATAAAGCATGAGATCTTTCACGCTCTGGGGTTTTCGCCTTCCATGTTTGCCTTCTTCAGGAACACCAGGGGTGATCCATTAACCCCTCGTCTTGGAAATGGACTGCCGAGATATGTTATTTCCCAAAAACTTTACGAGTGGAGTGCAGAG ACTGTTAAAGTTGTTACCCGAGAGAATTGGCTAACAAGGTCTGGAACAGTCTCCCATCCCATTCATGTAATGGCAACACCCAGAGTTAAGGAAGAGGCACAAAAACACTTCAACTGTTCATCATTAGAGGGAGCTGAGCTTGAAAATCAAGGAGGGGAAGGAACCAAGCTTGCACACTGGGAAAAACGTATATTTGGAAATGAAGGTATGACTGGCATATTCACACAGTACTCTGTGTTCTCCAGGCTGACACTGGCTCTTATGGAGGACACAGGTTGGTATAAGGTAAACTATGAGATGGCAGAACCATTACTGTGGGGTAAGAACTTGGGTTGCCTCTTTGCTAAAAACAGTTGTGGCGCATGGATAAAAGCACAAAGAGATGCTGATCAAAGCATTGCACCTTTCTGCAACATTACTGCAGAATCTTCTGATGGAAGAACAGGCTGTTCAGTCGACAGTAGGTCTGTTGCAAAATGTAACTTAGTCAAGTATGGAGCAAGTCTCCCTATAGAGTATCAGAATTTTTTAAGTGGTTATATTCCTGGGGCAGATGGAAATGAGGGACAGTATGGAGGAACAGTTGCTCTCGCAGATTATTGTCCATTCTATCAAGGCTTTACCTGGACAAAAGAGGGCAAAGGTTTGAGGTCATCTTCATGTGTCTCTCATCACAATAATTTGGAACAAGACAAGAACTTAGCTTTAGAAACTTACAGCAACAGTTCAGCTTGTTTTGAGCAAACAATGCAGTGGACAAGGAGAAAATGTGGTGTACGCTACACAGCATCAAACTGGGGAGGTGGTTGCTATAGGTACATGTGCGAGCACAACTCCCTTAAGGTATTAGTTTTCGGCTATAAATTCAATTGTTTTCATGAAGGACAACACATTACGGTTTTGGTAGAAGCTAATGGCTGGGAGTATCGAGGAGGACTCGTATGCCCTTCCTGTGAAGTAGTGTGCCATGGTAGTGGGATCACATGTGCTGCAGATGTAATACCAGCTCCAGAGAACTCTCAACCAATTCCCAAGATATCCGCAGTCACATGCTCTCAGTGTTCGATACATATTTCACACCTTTCATTTCAGCTGGTGATATTGCTATGTGTGTTCAAATTGGTGATGATGGTTACTTCAAGTTAG